The following proteins are co-located in the Microbacterium immunditiarum genome:
- a CDS encoding SHOCT domain-containing protein — MDLWSWIAWFFWVFVFVAYLMVLFSILTDIFRDHTLNGWLKAVWIIFLVFVPFLTALVYLIARGSSMQERSMAQARQLRQHQDEYIRETAGAPSAVDDIAKAKALLDQGTISQAEFDALKARALAV; from the coding sequence ATGGATCTGTGGAGCTGGATCGCGTGGTTCTTCTGGGTGTTCGTGTTCGTCGCCTACCTCATGGTGCTGTTCTCGATCCTGACCGACATCTTCCGGGACCACACGCTCAACGGCTGGCTCAAGGCCGTGTGGATCATCTTCCTGGTCTTCGTGCCGTTCCTGACGGCGCTCGTCTACTTGATCGCTCGGGGATCGAGCATGCAGGAGCGGTCCATGGCGCAGGCGCGCCAGCTGCGGCAGCACCAGGACGAGTACATCCGAGAGACCGCCGGCGCGCCGAGCGCGGTCGATGACATCGCCAAGGCCAAGGCGCTCCTCGACCAAGGCACGATCTCGCAGGCCGAGTTCGACGCGCTCAAGGCGCGAGCGCTCGCGGTGTGA
- a CDS encoding DUF1269 domain-containing protein, with amino-acid sequence MSTHNLALVVGSYADTDSASEDYRSLRSGQDAGGYEIIGAVVLVRGRDGKVQVKEHGDKSVGHGAAWGAGAGVVVGLFAPPLLAATAVGAGIGAILGKIKKNKEEKQFGVDVDEYLAPGTSAVVAVADERWAARVEEALLRSDKRVSKPIDSDDFTRLRKAIEESADDVVEQLNA; translated from the coding sequence ATGAGCACACACAACCTTGCGCTGGTCGTCGGCTCGTACGCCGACACCGACTCGGCGTCCGAGGACTACCGGTCGCTGCGAAGCGGCCAGGATGCCGGAGGCTACGAGATCATCGGCGCCGTGGTGCTGGTGCGCGGCCGCGATGGAAAGGTCCAGGTCAAGGAGCACGGCGACAAGTCGGTCGGTCATGGCGCGGCCTGGGGTGCGGGCGCCGGCGTCGTGGTCGGTCTGTTCGCACCGCCGCTGCTGGCTGCGACAGCGGTCGGCGCCGGCATTGGCGCGATCCTCGGGAAGATCAAGAAGAACAAGGAAGAGAAGCAGTTCGGCGTCGACGTGGACGAGTACCTCGCGCCGGGCACGTCTGCCGTGGTCGCCGTCGCGGACGAGAGATGGGCGGCCCGGGTCGAGGAGGCGCTGCTGCGATCCGACAAGCGAGTCAGCAAGCCGATCGACTCGGACGACTTCACGAGGCTGCGGAAGGCGATCGAGGAGTCGGCCGACGACGTGGTGGAGCAGCTCAACGCCTGA
- a CDS encoding DUF6325 family protein: protein MTRFDYGPLDFYAIAFDGDTPGPGVLKAIDDLVASGTVNLCDLVFARRTADGELTVMELSDTADAGGVPALDLAGLAGMEDIELLTEQIPPGRSAAILVVELLWAKAFAAALYDAGGMVIARHGIPAPIVNGFLAEHDTEEG from the coding sequence ATGACGCGCTTCGACTACGGTCCGCTCGACTTCTACGCGATCGCCTTCGACGGTGACACCCCCGGGCCGGGAGTCCTGAAGGCGATCGATGACCTCGTGGCATCCGGAACCGTCAACCTTTGCGATCTGGTCTTCGCCAGGCGGACGGCGGACGGCGAGCTCACGGTGATGGAGCTCTCCGACACGGCGGATGCCGGAGGCGTGCCCGCCCTCGATCTCGCGGGTCTCGCGGGCATGGAGGACATCGAGCTGCTCACCGAGCAGATCCCGCCCGGCCGGTCCGCGGCGATCCTGGTCGTGGAGCTGCTGTGGGCCAAGGCCTTCGCGGCGGCGCTGTACGACGCCGGCGGCATGGTCATCGCCCGCCACGGGATCCCGGCGCCGATCGTGAACGGATTCCTCGCCGAGCACGACACCGAGGAGGGATGA
- a CDS encoding SGNH/GDSL hydrolase family protein has protein sequence MTSPMPTRARTPLWALVALAVALALVIAVAAWRPWAAPATPVAEGDAAAPPAMLAPAPLALPEHPRVLVFGDSWVYGSAASVPALGFAYAIGERLGWDVVVDGVRGSGYLKPGIDGPSYPDRIAALDPGLDPDLVIIEGSINDRKKPAAGYRGAVTGAWDALAALYPEAAFVVLGPAPQVLPVEKATARIDKDLAELAGARGWWYISPLQEAWIAPDNYLDVIDTSPVGNNHPSDAGHGYLAERLEQAIASMTGVTDAAADVPAEELDVTQTVEGDQVVENIDGIAPDEER, from the coding sequence ATGACGTCGCCGATGCCGACCCGAGCGCGGACGCCGCTGTGGGCCCTCGTGGCTCTCGCGGTCGCGCTCGCGCTCGTCATCGCGGTCGCCGCATGGCGACCGTGGGCGGCTCCGGCGACACCCGTCGCCGAGGGCGATGCCGCGGCTCCCCCGGCGATGCTCGCACCCGCGCCGCTCGCTCTGCCGGAGCATCCGAGGGTCCTCGTGTTCGGCGACTCGTGGGTGTACGGCTCGGCCGCTTCCGTGCCGGCGCTCGGGTTCGCGTACGCGATCGGCGAGCGCCTCGGCTGGGATGTCGTCGTCGACGGCGTGCGCGGCAGCGGGTATTTGAAGCCGGGCATCGACGGTCCGTCGTATCCGGATCGCATCGCCGCGCTCGATCCGGGCCTCGACCCCGACCTCGTGATCATCGAGGGCTCGATCAACGACCGCAAGAAGCCCGCCGCCGGGTATCGCGGCGCCGTGACCGGGGCATGGGACGCTCTCGCCGCCCTCTACCCCGAGGCCGCGTTCGTCGTGCTGGGGCCCGCGCCGCAGGTGCTGCCCGTCGAGAAGGCGACCGCGCGGATCGACAAAGACCTCGCCGAGCTCGCCGGCGCGCGCGGCTGGTGGTACATCTCCCCGCTGCAGGAAGCGTGGATCGCCCCCGACAACTACCTCGATGTGATCGACACGAGCCCGGTGGGCAACAACCACCCGTCCGACGCGGGCCACGGGTACCTCGCCGAGCGGCTCGAGCAGGCGATCGCGTCGATGACGGGCGTGACGGATGCCGCGGCCGACGTCCCTGCGGAGGAGCTCGACGTCACGCAGACCGTCGAGGGCGACCAGGTCGTCGAGAACATCGACGGCATCGCGCCCGACGAAGAACGCTAG
- a CDS encoding LmeA family phospholipid-binding protein has protein sequence MTTPDEHPTLPLPGSPVHDLRRKRRVWPWIVTILVVIGLAVAAFFVAEAIVRDLVAKTIRDQITTRTGIDASNAEVEVPGLMLPQLASGTFDSLTISGEDVVFRSFSGDILVEAHGVPVRGDGDLTDATATVTLDEQQLQTLMSGVQGFPADSIGLAAPNVTVATELSLFGGTFPVGVALTPSAEQAQLVLSPAEFEIAGSAVSADRLRDQFGVLADVLLRDWHVCVADRLPAGVTLSEVGVDGATLVAGFDIAPGIVRDTALQSPGTCS, from the coding sequence GTGACGACGCCGGACGAGCATCCGACGCTTCCCCTGCCCGGCTCGCCCGTGCACGACCTGCGGCGGAAGCGGCGCGTGTGGCCGTGGATCGTCACGATCCTCGTGGTCATCGGCCTTGCTGTCGCCGCGTTCTTCGTCGCCGAGGCGATCGTCCGCGACCTCGTCGCCAAGACGATCCGCGACCAGATCACGACGCGCACCGGCATCGACGCCTCGAACGCCGAGGTCGAGGTGCCGGGGCTCATGCTGCCGCAGCTCGCGTCCGGGACCTTCGACAGCCTCACGATCTCGGGGGAGGACGTCGTGTTCCGGTCGTTCTCGGGCGACATCCTCGTCGAGGCGCACGGCGTGCCCGTGCGCGGCGACGGAGATCTGACGGATGCCACGGCCACCGTCACCCTCGACGAACAGCAGCTGCAGACGCTCATGAGCGGCGTGCAGGGGTTCCCGGCCGACTCGATCGGCCTCGCGGCGCCGAACGTCACGGTCGCGACCGAGCTGTCGCTGTTCGGGGGCACGTTCCCGGTCGGCGTCGCGCTCACCCCGTCGGCGGAGCAGGCGCAGCTCGTGCTAAGCCCGGCGGAGTTCGAGATCGCAGGATCGGCGGTCTCGGCCGACCGGCTGCGCGACCAGTTCGGCGTGCTCGCGGACGTCCTGCTGCGGGACTGGCACGTGTGCGTCGCCGACCGCCTCCCGGCGGGGGTCACCCTGAGCGAGGTCGGAGTCGACGGCGCGACGCTCGTCGCGGGGTTCGACATCGCCCCAGGGATCGTGCGCGACACGGCTCTCCAGTCTCCGGGCACGTGCTCGTGA
- the thrC gene encoding threonine synthase, translating to MAHLWRGVLREYADRLGVTDASTVVTLGEGGTPLLPAAALSRRTGADVWVKFEGMNPTGSFKDRGMTVAVSRAIDHGAKAVICASTGNTSASAAAYAARAGITAAVLVPEGKIAMGKLSQAVAHNGRLIQVRGNFDDCLEIARELADNYPVHLVNSVNPDRIEGQKTAAYEIVEVLGDAPDFHFIPVGNAGNYTAYSRGYREEAERGVSTRVPRMFGFQAEGSAPLVRGEVVKNPETIATAIRIGNPASWELALEARDATDGYFGAIDDDRILAAQKILAAEVGVFVEPASAISVAGLLDRAEAGVIPAGSRVVLTVTGHGLKDPQWALRNADGSDVQPTVVDAATSEVASVLGLTADPAHGAPAEAKA from the coding sequence ATGGCACACCTCTGGCGCGGAGTCCTCCGCGAGTACGCCGACCGGCTCGGAGTGACGGATGCCTCGACCGTCGTCACCCTCGGCGAGGGCGGCACGCCCCTGCTGCCCGCCGCCGCCCTGTCGCGCCGCACCGGCGCCGACGTGTGGGTCAAGTTCGAGGGCATGAACCCGACGGGCTCCTTCAAGGACCGCGGCATGACGGTCGCGGTCTCGCGCGCGATCGACCACGGCGCGAAGGCCGTCATCTGCGCCTCGACGGGCAACACCTCGGCCTCGGCCGCGGCTTACGCGGCGCGCGCCGGCATCACCGCCGCCGTGCTCGTGCCCGAGGGCAAGATCGCGATGGGCAAGCTCAGCCAGGCGGTCGCACACAACGGCCGTCTCATCCAGGTCCGCGGCAACTTCGATGACTGCCTCGAGATCGCGCGCGAGCTCGCCGACAACTACCCGGTGCACCTCGTCAACTCGGTCAACCCCGACCGCATCGAGGGACAGAAGACCGCGGCGTACGAGATCGTCGAGGTACTCGGCGACGCGCCCGACTTCCACTTCATCCCGGTCGGCAACGCGGGCAACTACACCGCGTACTCGCGCGGCTACCGCGAAGAGGCCGAGCGCGGCGTCTCGACGCGCGTGCCGCGCATGTTCGGGTTCCAGGCCGAGGGTTCGGCACCGCTCGTGCGAGGCGAGGTCGTGAAGAACCCGGAGACGATCGCGACCGCGATCCGCATCGGAAACCCGGCGTCGTGGGAGCTCGCCCTCGAGGCGCGCGACGCGACCGACGGCTACTTCGGCGCGATCGACGACGACCGCATCCTCGCGGCGCAGAAGATCCTCGCCGCCGAGGTCGGCGTCTTCGTCGAGCCGGCATCCGCGATCAGCGTCGCGGGCCTGCTGGACCGCGCCGAGGCGGGAGTCATCCCCGCTGGATCGCGCGTCGTGCTGACGGTCACCGGCCACGGCCTCAAGGACCCGCAGTGGGCGCTGCGCAACGCGGACGGCTCCGATGTCCAGCCGACCGTCGTCGACGCCGCGACGTCGGAGGTGGCATCCGTTCTCGGCCTCACCGCCGACCCCGCCCACGGAGCTCCCGCCGAGGCGAAGGCGTGA
- the argS gene encoding arginine--tRNA ligase — protein MDPAALSAALLDVIRPAAEARRPGSAEGLTASDLPLERPKNRDHGDWASNAALKLAKTVGANPREFASEIAVALESVPGVASVEVAGPGFINIRLEAAAAGALAKTIVDAGGAYGTSAVLADQVINLEFVSANPTGPIHLGGTRWAAVGDSLARILASQGASVTREYYFNDHGAQIDRFAKSLVAAHEGRPTPEDGYGGGYIGDIARRVALAYEGDLDALDPDAKQEAFRELGVGFMFTEIKKSLHEFGVDFDVYFHENDLHTSGAVQHAVDRLRELGHIFEEDGALWLRSTEFGDDRDRVIIRSNGVPAYFSGDLAYYLDKRERGFNRCIIMLGADHHGYVRRMMAMCAAFGDEPNVNLQILIGQLVNLVKDGQPVRMSKRAGTIVTLEDLVEIVGVDAARYALTRSSADSNLDIDLDLLQKRTNDNPVFYVQYAHARTHNVARNAAASGVDRSSFAPELLQHETESALLGALQEFPRVVAFAAEVREPHRVARYLEELAGLYHRWYDNCRVIPLGDEPVADVHRTRLWLNDATGQVLRNGLDLLGVSAPERM, from the coding sequence ATGGATCCCGCAGCCCTCTCCGCCGCCCTGCTCGACGTCATCCGCCCCGCCGCCGAGGCGCGACGTCCGGGATCGGCAGAAGGGCTGACGGCATCCGATCTTCCCCTCGAGCGTCCGAAGAACCGCGACCACGGCGACTGGGCCTCCAACGCGGCCCTCAAGCTCGCGAAGACGGTCGGAGCGAACCCGCGCGAGTTCGCGTCCGAGATCGCCGTCGCCCTCGAGAGCGTGCCGGGCGTGGCATCCGTCGAGGTCGCCGGTCCCGGCTTCATCAACATCCGGCTCGAGGCGGCGGCTGCCGGCGCGCTCGCGAAGACGATCGTCGACGCCGGCGGGGCGTACGGCACCTCGGCCGTGCTGGCCGATCAGGTCATCAACCTCGAGTTCGTGTCGGCGAACCCCACGGGTCCGATCCACCTGGGCGGGACGCGCTGGGCGGCCGTGGGCGACTCGCTCGCGCGCATCCTCGCATCGCAGGGCGCGAGCGTCACGCGCGAGTACTACTTCAACGACCACGGCGCTCAGATCGACCGGTTCGCGAAGAGCCTCGTCGCAGCTCACGAGGGTCGCCCGACTCCGGAGGACGGCTACGGCGGGGGCTACATCGGCGACATCGCGCGCCGCGTCGCGCTCGCCTACGAGGGAGACCTCGACGCGCTCGACCCCGACGCGAAGCAGGAGGCCTTCCGCGAACTCGGCGTCGGCTTCATGTTCACCGAGATCAAGAAGAGCCTGCACGAGTTCGGCGTCGACTTCGACGTGTACTTCCACGAGAACGACCTGCACACGTCGGGCGCGGTTCAGCACGCGGTCGACCGACTGCGCGAGCTCGGCCACATCTTCGAAGAGGACGGCGCGCTCTGGTTGCGCAGCACCGAGTTCGGCGACGACCGCGACCGCGTGATCATCCGCTCGAACGGCGTGCCCGCCTACTTCTCGGGCGATCTCGCCTACTACCTCGACAAGCGCGAGCGCGGCTTCAACCGCTGCATCATCATGCTGGGCGCCGACCACCATGGCTACGTGCGCCGCATGATGGCGATGTGCGCCGCGTTCGGAGACGAGCCGAACGTCAACCTCCAGATCCTCATCGGCCAGCTCGTCAACCTGGTGAAGGACGGCCAGCCGGTCCGCATGTCCAAGCGGGCGGGCACGATCGTCACGCTCGAAGACCTCGTCGAGATCGTGGGCGTGGACGCCGCGCGCTACGCCCTCACGCGCAGCTCGGCCGACTCGAACCTCGACATCGACCTCGACCTGCTCCAGAAGCGCACGAACGACAACCCCGTGTTCTACGTGCAGTACGCGCATGCGCGCACCCACAACGTGGCGCGCAACGCCGCGGCATCCGGTGTCGATCGCTCGTCGTTCGCGCCCGAGCTCCTCCAGCACGAGACGGAGTCGGCGCTCCTCGGCGCCCTCCAGGAGTTCCCGCGCGTCGTCGCGTTCGCGGCGGAGGTGCGGGAGCCGCACCGCGTCGCGCGCTACCTCGAGGAGCTCGCCGGCCTCTACCACCGCTGGTATGACAACTGCCGCGTGATCCCGCTCGGCGACGAGCCCGTGGCGGACGTCCACCGCACGCGCCTGTGGCTCAACGACGCGACCGGGCAGGTGCTGCGCAACGGCCTCGACCTCCTCGGCGTGAGCGCGCCCGAGCGGATGTAA
- the thrB gene encoding homoserine kinase has product MSTPAAASRPAEERSVIVRVPATSANLGPGFDTLGLALSVYDELVATRLPEGELEITVSGEGADGVPRDASNLVVRAIAYAYEAVGRRMPGLRLEAKNVIPHGRGMGSSGAAVVSGLLAAKGLLEGDVALGPETLLRLATELEGHPDNVAPALFGGLTIAWVDEDGPQHKKLLVHRGVSPLVFVPEFTMSTSVARSLQPLHVPREDAVFNVSRSALLIAALTQSPELLLAATEDKLHQSYRAQAMPETDRLVRALRDAGFAAVVSGAGPSVLVLADGPGRRLEAAEVAKSVADTPWEALMLAVDFKGGTVREYTEGST; this is encoded by the coding sequence GTGAGCACGCCGGCCGCCGCGAGTCGCCCCGCCGAGGAGCGGAGCGTGATCGTGCGCGTGCCGGCGACGAGCGCGAACCTCGGACCGGGGTTCGACACGCTCGGGCTCGCACTCAGCGTGTACGACGAGCTCGTGGCGACGCGACTGCCCGAAGGCGAACTCGAGATCACGGTGAGCGGCGAGGGCGCCGACGGCGTGCCGCGCGACGCGTCGAATCTCGTCGTGCGCGCGATCGCGTACGCGTACGAGGCGGTGGGCCGACGGATGCCCGGCCTCCGGCTCGAGGCGAAGAACGTCATCCCGCACGGGCGCGGTATGGGCTCGTCGGGTGCCGCCGTCGTGTCGGGCCTCCTCGCCGCGAAGGGACTCCTCGAGGGAGACGTGGCGCTCGGCCCCGAGACGCTGCTGCGGCTCGCGACCGAGCTCGAGGGGCATCCGGACAACGTCGCTCCCGCCCTGTTCGGCGGCCTCACGATCGCATGGGTCGACGAGGACGGGCCGCAGCACAAGAAGCTGCTCGTGCACCGCGGTGTGTCGCCGCTGGTGTTCGTGCCGGAGTTCACGATGTCGACGAGCGTCGCGCGCAGCCTGCAGCCGCTGCACGTGCCGCGCGAGGACGCCGTGTTCAACGTCTCACGCTCGGCACTGCTCATCGCTGCGCTGACGCAGAGTCCCGAGCTGCTGCTCGCCGCGACGGAGGACAAGCTCCACCAGAGCTATCGCGCTCAGGCGATGCCCGAGACCGACCGGCTCGTGCGGGCGCTCCGCGACGCGGGCTTCGCGGCGGTGGTCTCGGGCGCCGGCCCGAGCGTGCTCGTCCTCGCCGACGGACCCGGTCGGCGCCTCGAGGCGGCCGAGGTCGCCAAGTCCGTCGCCGACACCCCGTGGGAGGCCCTGATGCTCGCCGTCGACTTCAAGGGTGGTACAGTGAGGGAGTACACGGAGGGTTCCACGTAG
- a CDS encoding homoserine dehydrogenase produces MTDYRRLRVALLGAGAVGSQVASLLRKHGDELADRAGAHLELIGIAVRDPDAPRDADLPRELLTTAPEPLIVGADIVIELMGGIEPARTYLLQAINSGADVVTANKALLATHGPEIFEAADQVGAQVYYEAAAAGAIPIIRPLRDSLAGDRVQRIMGIVNGTTNYILDRMDSEGAEFADVLADAQRLGYAEADPTADVEGYDAAQKAAILASLAFHTSVPLEAVHREGITGIDKAMMDAARHAGYVIKLLAVCERLPGRGDRPESISVRVYPALVRRDHPLASVHGANNAVFVQAEAAGNLMFYGAGAGGVQTASAVLGDVVSAARRHLAGGVGVGESNRANLPILPIANVTTRYQITLEVDDQPGVLATVAGILSEGDVSIATVEQTVRSEPVPGNGSPASEPASDSVARLVIGTHKALEQNLSETVGRLAASGVVERVVSVLRVEGD; encoded by the coding sequence GTGACCGACTATCGCCGATTGAGGGTGGCACTGCTCGGGGCGGGGGCCGTGGGATCGCAGGTGGCGTCGCTGCTGCGCAAGCACGGCGACGAGCTCGCCGACCGCGCGGGGGCCCACCTCGAGCTCATCGGCATCGCCGTGCGCGATCCGGATGCGCCGCGCGACGCCGACCTGCCGCGCGAGCTTCTCACCACCGCCCCCGAGCCGCTCATCGTGGGCGCCGACATCGTGATCGAGCTCATGGGCGGCATCGAGCCGGCGCGCACGTACCTGCTGCAGGCGATCAACTCCGGCGCCGACGTCGTGACCGCCAACAAGGCGCTCCTCGCGACGCACGGCCCCGAGATCTTCGAGGCCGCCGACCAGGTCGGGGCGCAGGTGTACTACGAGGCGGCGGCCGCGGGCGCCATCCCGATCATCCGCCCGCTGCGCGACTCCCTCGCGGGCGACCGCGTGCAGCGGATCATGGGCATCGTCAACGGCACGACGAACTACATCCTCGACCGCATGGACTCGGAGGGCGCCGAGTTCGCCGACGTGCTCGCCGACGCTCAGCGGCTCGGCTACGCCGAAGCCGACCCGACCGCCGACGTGGAGGGCTACGACGCGGCGCAGAAGGCCGCGATCCTGGCGAGCCTCGCCTTCCACACGTCGGTTCCGCTCGAAGCCGTGCACCGCGAGGGCATCACGGGCATCGACAAGGCGATGATGGACGCCGCGCGCCACGCGGGATACGTCATCAAGCTGCTCGCGGTGTGCGAGCGCCTGCCCGGCAGGGGCGACCGGCCCGAGTCGATCTCGGTGCGCGTGTATCCCGCGCTCGTCCGCCGCGACCACCCGCTCGCGAGCGTCCACGGCGCCAACAACGCGGTGTTCGTGCAGGCCGAGGCCGCGGGCAACCTGATGTTCTACGGCGCGGGCGCCGGGGGCGTGCAGACCGCGTCCGCCGTGCTCGGCGATGTCGTCTCGGCCGCTCGCCGCCACCTCGCGGGCGGCGTCGGCGTGGGGGAGTCCAACCGCGCGAACCTCCCGATCCTCCCGATCGCGAACGTCACGACCCGATACCAGATCACCCTCGAGGTCGACGACCAGCCCGGCGTGCTCGCGACGGTCGCGGGCATCCTGAGCGAGGGCGATGTCTCGATCGCGACCGTCGAGCAGACGGTCCGCAGCGAGCCCGTGCCCGGCAACGGCAGCCCGGCGAGCGAGCCCGCGAGCGACAGCGTCGCGCGCCTGGTGATCGGCACCCACAAGGCCCTGGAGCAGAACCTGAGCGAGACGGTCGGACGTCTCGCCGCGAGCGGCGTCGTGGAGCGCGTCGTCTCGGTCCTGCGCGTGGAAGGAGACTGA
- the lysA gene encoding diaminopimelate decarboxylase, with protein MPAWPAVPDDVNDLVAAVWPESAERDRHGVLSISGVSATELRDRFGTPLYVLDEEAVRTAARRTLDAFRAAAALHGVQARVYYAGKAFLSTEVVRWVTEEGLAVDVCTGGELAVALAGGADPARIGFHGNNKSQAELERAVEVGVGSIIVDSFIEIERLAAIVERTGATQSVLVRVNSGVHAETHDFLATAHEDQKFGFTLTDAPGAVARIREVPGLQFVGLHCHIGSQIFGSAGFQESAARVVELHAELLAGGEIPVLNLGGGFGIAYTVADDPTPIEHLATGIAEAVARECEVRGIPVPNLAFEPGRAIIGRAGVTLYEVGTTKPVDIGHDVTRLYVSVDGGMSDNPRPALYGAQYSARVASRTSDAAPQLSRVVGKHCESGDIVVDAEFLPADIAPGDLLAVPTTGAYCFSLASNYNYVPRPPVVAVRAGRARVIVRGETIDDLLARDVAADAGDEPVGEGESMPVLSERSETK; from the coding sequence GTGCCCGCCTGGCCGGCGGTCCCCGACGACGTCAACGATCTCGTCGCGGCCGTGTGGCCCGAGTCCGCCGAGCGCGACCGGCACGGCGTCCTCTCCATCTCGGGCGTCTCCGCCACCGAGCTGCGCGACCGGTTCGGCACGCCCCTCTACGTCCTCGACGAAGAGGCTGTGCGCACGGCGGCTCGCCGCACGCTCGACGCGTTCCGCGCGGCCGCCGCCCTGCACGGGGTGCAGGCGCGCGTGTACTACGCCGGCAAGGCGTTCCTGTCGACCGAGGTCGTGCGGTGGGTCACCGAGGAGGGGCTCGCGGTCGACGTGTGCACCGGCGGAGAGCTCGCGGTGGCGCTCGCCGGAGGCGCCGACCCCGCGCGCATCGGCTTCCACGGCAACAACAAGAGCCAGGCCGAGCTCGAGCGGGCGGTAGAGGTCGGCGTGGGCTCGATCATCGTCGACAGCTTCATCGAGATCGAGCGGCTCGCCGCCATCGTCGAGCGCACCGGTGCGACGCAGTCGGTGCTCGTGCGCGTGAACAGCGGCGTGCACGCCGAGACGCACGACTTCCTCGCGACGGCCCACGAGGATCAGAAGTTCGGATTCACCCTCACGGATGCCCCGGGCGCCGTCGCCCGCATCCGCGAAGTGCCCGGTCTGCAGTTCGTCGGGCTGCACTGCCACATCGGCTCGCAGATCTTCGGCTCCGCGGGGTTCCAGGAGTCGGCGGCGCGCGTCGTCGAGCTGCACGCCGAGCTGCTCGCCGGCGGCGAGATCCCGGTCCTGAACCTCGGCGGCGGATTCGGCATCGCCTACACGGTGGCCGACGACCCGACGCCCATCGAGCACCTCGCGACCGGCATCGCCGAGGCGGTCGCGCGCGAGTGCGAGGTGCGCGGCATCCCTGTGCCGAACCTCGCGTTCGAGCCCGGGCGCGCGATCATCGGCCGAGCCGGCGTCACGCTCTACGAGGTCGGCACGACGAAGCCGGTCGACATCGGCCACGACGTGACGCGCCTGTACGTGAGCGTCGACGGCGGCATGAGCGACAACCCGCGCCCCGCGCTGTACGGCGCGCAGTACTCCGCCCGCGTCGCGTCGCGCACGAGCGACGCCGCGCCTCAGCTCTCGCGCGTGGTCGGCAAGCACTGCGAGTCGGGCGACATCGTCGTCGACGCCGAGTTCCTGCCGGCCGACATCGCGCCGGGCGACCTGCTCGCGGTGCCCACGACCGGTGCGTACTGCTTCTCGCTCGCGAGCAACTACAACTACGTGCCGCGCCCGCCCGTGGTGGCGGTGCGCGCAGGACGCGCACGCGTCATCGTGCGGGGCGAGACGATCGACGATCTGCTGGCGCGCGACGTCGCGGCGGATGCGGGCGACGAGCCCGTGGGGGAAGGGGAGAGCATGCCTGTGCTGAGCGAGCGGAGCGAGACGAAGTGA
- a CDS encoding transglutaminase domain-containing protein, protein MQRLVTAELDLELGSSVDLIFQITAAQQVPMVSESLTFTQGDRVYTPTEIVDQSGSRLHRLTGEAGRIEVRYEATVEGQAATSRTSDLEAITYLRPSRYCQSDEVFQQARRQFKGLHGHDLIAAVSEFVSSSTTYTPGLSKGTDSAVTTLMTGQGVCRDYAHVVIALLRAMDMPARYSACYAPGLRPMDFHAVAEAYHDGAWYVIDATRLANRRSLVRIATGRDAADSAFLSYHGGYVGLKRLRVNAWVVPDEPPLDGFEPLSLPEEDPAADDHLELVQIS, encoded by the coding sequence GTGCAACGCCTCGTGACCGCCGAACTCGACCTCGAACTGGGGTCGTCCGTCGACCTCATCTTCCAGATCACCGCCGCCCAGCAGGTGCCGATGGTGAGCGAGTCTCTGACGTTCACGCAGGGCGATCGCGTCTATACGCCGACCGAGATCGTCGACCAGTCGGGCAGTCGCCTGCACCGCCTCACGGGCGAGGCCGGGCGCATCGAGGTGCGGTACGAGGCGACCGTCGAAGGGCAGGCCGCGACGAGCCGCACGAGCGACCTCGAGGCCATCACCTACCTGCGCCCGAGCCGCTACTGCCAGTCCGACGAGGTGTTCCAGCAGGCGCGCCGCCAGTTCAAGGGCCTGCACGGTCACGACCTCATCGCCGCCGTGTCTGAGTTCGTCTCCAGCAGCACGACCTACACGCCCGGCCTCAGCAAGGGCACCGACAGCGCCGTGACGACGCTGATGACGGGGCAGGGCGTCTGCCGCGACTACGCGCACGTCGTGATCGCGCTGCTGCGCGCGATGGACATGCCCGCGCGCTACTCCGCGTGCTACGCGCCGGGGCTTCGGCCGATGGACTTCCACGCGGTCGCCGAGGCGTACCACGACGGCGCGTGGTACGTGATCGACGCGACGCGGCTCGCGAACCGCCGGTCGCTCGTGCGCATCGCGACGGGGCGTGACGCGGCCGACAGCGCGTTCCTCAGTTACCACGGAGGCTACGTCGGCCTGAAGCGCCTGCGCGTGAACGCGTGGGTCGTGCCCGACGAGCCGCCGCTCGACGGATTCGAGCCGCTCTCCCTGCCCGAGGAGGACCCCGCGGCCGACGACCATCTGGAGCTGGTCCAGATCTCCTGA